Below is a window of Leuconostoc gasicomitatum LMG 18811 DNA.
TGGAGAGGAAGGGATTCGAACCCTCGAAACAATTCCTTGCTTACATAGTTTCCAACCATGCTCCTTCGGCCAGACTCGGACACCTCTCCGATTCTTCCACTCTCTCACTATCTTCTTACTTCATAAACCAAAAGTACCCTTCTCAGAGTACTCTCTATGTACGGCACCGCATCTTCCTATCCTCGCAGCCAGCGATCCGGCAACTACTTTCGGCGTGATAGAGCTTAACTTCTGTGTTCGGAATGGGAACAGGTGTGTCCTCTATGCTATCAATACGACACCTTTGAGTTTTACACTCAAAACTAAATAGTATCAAATTCTTCTTCTAAATTTTGCCACTCATATCTCTTGAACTTCCGTTCTTGACTTTGGTTAAGTCCTCGACCTATTAGTACTAGTCCGCTTCATTGATCACTCAACTCCCACTTCTAGCCTATCTACCTCATCATCTCTAAGGGGTCTTACTTCTTTCGAATGGGAAATCTCATCTCGAGGCGAGTTTCACACTTAGATGCTTTCAGCGTTTATCTCTTCCAAACATAGCTACCCAGCAATGCTCCTGGCGGAACAACTGGTACACCAGCGGTTTGTTCACCCCGGTCCTCTCGTACTAAGGGCAACTCCTCTCAAATTTCCTGCGCCCGCGACGGATAGGGACCGAACTGTCTCACGACGTTCTGAACCCAGCTCGCGTACCGCTTTAATGGGCGAACAGCCCAACCCTTGGGACCGACTACAGCCCCAGGATGCGATGAGCCGACATCGAGGTGCCAAACCTCCCCGTCGATGTGGACTCTTGGGGGAGATGAGCCTGTTATCCCCAGGGTAGCTTTTATCCGTTGAGCGATGGCCCTTCCATGCGGAACCACCGGATCACTAAGTCCTACTTTCGTACCTGCTCGAGTTGTTGCTCTCGCAGTCAAGCTTGCTTATGCCTTTACACGCTACGAATGATTTCCAACCATTCTGAGCAAACCTTTGAGCGCCTCCGTTACCTTTTAGGAGGCGACCGCCCCAGTCAAACTGCCCGCCAGACACTGTCCACGATCACGTTAAGTGACCAGTGTTAGAATGTTCATACAACGAGGGTAGTATCCCACTTTTTGACTCCGACTAGACTGGCGTCCAATCCTCTTCGTCTCCTACCTATTCTGTACAAGCAGCACAAACATTCAATATCAAGCTACAGTAAAGCTCCATGGGGTCTTTCCGTCCTGTCGCGGGTAACCCGCATCTTCACGGGTATTTAAATTTCACCGAGTCCCTCGTTGAGACAGTGCCCAGATCGTTACGCCTTTCGTGCGGGTCGGAACTTACCCGACAAGGAATTTCGCTACCTTAGGACCGTTATAGTTACGGCCGCCGTTTACTGGGGCTTCAATTCGTACCTTCGCCGAAGCTAAGCACTCCTTTTAACCTTCCAGCACCGGGCAGGCGTCAGCCCCTATACTTCATCTTACGATTTTGCAGAAACCTGTGTTTTTGATAAACAGTCGCCTGGGCCTATTCACTGCGGCTCATCTTTTACAATGAGCACCCCTTCTCCCGAAGTTACGGGGTCATTTTGCCGAGTTCCTTAACGAGGGTTCTCTCGCTCACCTTAGTGTTCTCCACTCGACTACCTGTGTCGGTTTGCGGTACGGGCAGTGTAATACTCCCTAGAAGCTTTTCTCGGCAGTGTGACATCACAGACTTCTCTACTTTATTTCGATCCGCATCACAGCTTGTTCTTATCAGAAAAAAGCATTTCACTCTTTCCCAAACTTACTGCTTGCACGCACATTTCCATCAGTGCGCTTCTGTTAGCCTCCTGCGTCCCTCCATTGGTCAAACGCATTACTACTGGTACAGGAATCTCAACCTGTTAGCCATCGACTACGCTTCTCAGCCTCGCCTTAGGTCCCGACTAACCCTGGGAGGACGAGCCTTCCCCAGGAAACCTTAGTCATTCGGTGGACAGGATTCTCACCTGTCTTTCGCTACTCATACCGGCATTCTCACTTGTAAGCGCTCCAGTAGTCCTTACAGTCTACCTTCTTTGCCCTTACAACGCTCTCCTATCGCGTGCTTTACGCACACCCGCAGTTTCGGTAATATGTTTAGCCCCGGTACATTTTCCGCGCAATGGCACTCGACTAGTGAGCTATTACGCACTCTTTAAATGGTGGCTGCTTCTGAGCCAACATCCTAGTTGTCTATGCACTATCACATCGTTTTCCACTTAACATATATTTAGGGACCTTAACTGGCGATCTGGGCTGTTCCCCTTTCGACGGTGGATCTTATCACTCATCGTCTGACTCCCATTCATACATAGCTGGCATTCGGAGTTTATCAAACTTTGGTAACCCGAGATGGGCCCCTAGGCTTAACAGTGCTCTACCTCCAGTATGCTTATAATGAGGCTAGCCCTAAAGCTATTTCGGAGAGAACCAGCTATCTCCAGGTTCGTTTGGAATTTCACCGCTACCCACAGTTCATCCGAGCATTTTTTAACATGCACCGGTTCGGACCTCCAGTAAGTTTTACCTCACCTTCATCCTGACCATGGGTAGGTCACCTGGTTTCGGGTCTACAGCATCGTACTATTCGCGCTATTCACACTCGCTTTCGCTGCGGCTCCGGTCTTTCCACCTTAACCTCGCACGATACCGTAACTCGCCGGTTCATTCTACAAAAGGCACGCCATCACCCATTAACGGGCTCTGACTTCTTGTAGGCGTCGTGGTTTCAGGAACTATTTCACTCCCCTTCCGGGGTGCTTTTCACCTTTCCCTCACGGTACTGGTTCACTATCGGTCACTAGGGAGTATTTAGCCTTACGGGATGGTCCCCGCAGATTCCGACCGGATTTCACGTGTCCGGCCGTACTCAGGATCCTGAAAGAAGTGTGCTTTATTTCGCGTACGGGGCTATCACCCTCTTTAGCCAAGCTTCCCAACTTGTTCTGCTATAAAACACTTTTGTAACTTCTATTTATCAGTCCTACAACCCCAGAATGCAAGCACTCTGGTTTGGGCTCTTCCCGTTTCGCTCGCCGCTACTTGGGGAATCGATTTTTCTTTCTGCTCCTGCTGCTAATGAGATGTTTCAGTTCACAGCGTGTTCCGTCAATAATCTATGTATTCAACTATTGACAACTCTTTGCGAGTTGGGTTTCCCCATTCGGAAATCTCTGGGTCTTAGCGTACTTACCGCTCACCAAAGCTTATCGTAGTTAGTCACGTCCTTCATCGGCTCCTAGTGCCAAGGCATCCACCACGCGCCCTTATTAACTTAACCGTCACAACCAAAGTTGTGCTTTAAGTTTATGAGTTGGTCTTCTTTCAGACCTGCGTTTTTTTCCATTCCTGTTACAGAACTTCTTTATTGCTTTGTTTCTCGGCTTAATTTATTAATAATTTTACTTATCTTTAAAAGAATTTGTTACTATTCAGTTTTCAATGTGCAACTCCGGCAGCTTTGACACTGCCTATGGAGAATAGCGGGATCGAACCGCTGACCCCCTGCTTGCAAAGCAGGTGCTCTCCCAGCTGAGCTAATTCCCCATAGGTGTCATCTTTGACCATGATCCCTATGTCGGTATCACACTCAAAACTAAACAAAACTTTGAACTTCTTGAACTGGCAATCTAATGCCCCTGCTACTTTCCGTTTATCCTTAGAAAGGAGGTGATCCAGCCGCAGGTTCTCCTACGGCTACCTTGTTACGACTTCACCCCAGTCATCTGTCCTGCCTTAGACGGTTCCCTCCTTACGGTTAGGCCACCGGCTTTGGGCATTACAAACTCCCATGGTGTGACGGGCGGTGTGTACAAGACCCGGGAACGTATTCACCGCGGCGTGCTGATCCGCGATTACTAGCGATTCCGACTTCGTGCAGTCGAGTTGCAGACTGCAGTCCGAACTGAGACGTACTTTAAGAGATTAGCTCACCTTCACAGGTTGGCAACTCGTTGTATACGCCATTGTAGCACGTGTGTAGCCCAGGTCATAAGGGGCATGATGATCTGACGTCGTCCCCGCCTTCCTCCGGTTTGTCACCGGCAGTCTCGCTAGAGTGCCCATCTGAATGCTGGCAACTAACAATAAGGGTTGCGCTCGTTGCGGGACTTAACCCAACATCTCACGACACGAGCTGACGACGACCATGCACCACCTGTCACTTTGTCTCCGAAGAGAACACTTCTATCTCTAAAAGCTTCAAAGGATGTCAAGACCTGGTAAGGTTCTTCGCGTTGCTTCGAATTAAACCACATGCTCCACCGCTTGTGCGGGTCCCCGTCAATTCCTTTGAGTTTCAACCTTGCGGTCGTACTCCCCAGGCGGAACACTTAATGCGTTAGCTTCGGCACTAAGAGGCGGAAACCTCCTAACACCTAGTGTTCATCGTTTACGGTGTGGACTACCAGGGTATCTAATCCTGTTTGCTACCCACACTTTCGAGCCTCAACGTCAGTTACAGTCCAGTAAGCCGCCTTCGCCGCTGGTGTTCTTCCATATATCTACGCATTCCACCGCTACACATGGAGTTCCACTTACCTCTACTGCACTCAAGTTAACCAGTTTCCAATGCCTTTCCGGAGTTGAGCTCCGGGCTTTCACATCAGACTTAATTAACCGTCTGCGCTCGCTTTACGCCCAATAAATCCGGATAACGCTCGGGACATACGTATTACCGCGGCTGCTGGCACGTATTTAGCCGTCCCTTTCTGGTATGGTACCGTCAAACTAAAGTCATTCCCTACTCTAGCTGTTCTTCCCATACAACAGTGCTTTACGACCCGAAAGCCTTCATCACACACGCGGCGTTGCTCCATCAGGCTTTCGCCCATTGTGGAAGATTCCCTACTGCAGCCTCCCGTAGGAGTTTGGGCCGTGTCTCAGTCCCAATGTGGCCGATCAGTCTCTCAACTCGGCTATGCATCATTGTCTTGGTAAGCCTTTACCCCACCAACTAACTAATGCACCGCGGATCCATCTCTAGGTGACGCCGTAGCGCCTTTTAACCTGGTATCATGCGATACTAAGTTTTATTCGGTATTAGCATCTGTTTCCAAATGTTATCCCCAACCTTGAGGTAGGTTATCCACGTGTTACTCACCCGTTCGCCACTCACTTGAAAGGTGCAAGCACCTTTCGCTGTGCGTTCGACTTGCATGTATTAGGCACGCCGCCAGCGTTCATCCTGAGCCAGGATCAAACTCTCAATTTAAATGAATTTAAATTCATCGCTTGAAGATGTACTCTTCGATTAAACTGACTAATTGTTATATCTCTATAACGTTGATCCGTTTTATTTGTTTGTTACGAATTGACTTCGCAAATTTGTTTCTTTAGCAATACTTTCGTACCACTAGCAACAGATTCGTTTGTTCAAAGTTTTGTTCAGTTTTCAATGTGCTACGCGCTGTCTCTCGCTTGAGACAACTATATTATCTTACCACGCTTCGCTCGCTCTGTCAACTACTTTCTGAAACTTCTTTTTAAAAGCTCTTCAAGTTCTTGTTTCCTGACACTTCGTCGCGCCTGTCCTGCCTTAGAACATATACTAATATACCAACTTCCTTCCCTGCCGTCAACACTTTCTCCCCTTCTTTTTCCCCTTTCTTTTTTTCCTCCCTTTTTGCCCCCTTTCTTCTCTACTACATTCGCTTTTTATCCTGATTTATTCCCCTTACCTATTCCCTCGTTCGCTTTTTTCTCCTCGCCCTTTACCCTTTCTTTACTATCATGATAACGTGAGTTTTAAATCTTCTGAATGAATTAACTTGAATTTCGTCATAAAAAGCCATTTAAGCGTAAAAGAAATAGCAATCGGTAAGATAAGGAACGTTAACAATACACTTATTATTGCTAGCAGAGATTTATCAGATATACTGTAAGCTGTCAAAGGTCCAATCAAACCAGAAAAACCAAACCCTGCTGAAAATGGTGTGCCCTTAATATCTAGAATAGTAGCAACCATCCCCATTATCATGGCGCCAATGGTTGTTGGTATAAATAATTTTGGTTTTGTCAGCATATTAGCCATTTGAATTTTAGGAGAACCAATAAAATGTGCTAATGTTGCGCCAATGGGATTAACTCGTGATCCCATTGCTGCCAAAGTAAAACTAGCAACAACAATTCCAGCGTTAGCTGCTCCTGAGCCAACACCTGTTAAATTGATTGCCATAGCAATACCAACCGAAGAGAGCGGAGACACAATTAGAAAAGCAAAAATACCTCCCAATAGGGCCCCTAACAATAATGGTGTTAAATCTGTCGCATAAGCAACAGCTTCACCAATTAAAGTTTGCACTTGTCGCAAGGGTCCTAATGTTATTAAACCAATTCCACCAGCGACCAGCAACACAAATAAAGGCTGTAGTAACATTTTTAAATGACCAAACATATTTGTCGTTGTTTTTACTAACGCTGTAGCAAGAACGGCTATTAATAAAATATTTAAAATAACCCCTGTACCACTTATCAACATGCCTGTTTTAGTTTGTGTTACCACACCAGAAGAGACAAACATTGCCAATGCTATTGATCCAGAGTCAATAGCTGATAGCTTAAATATTTGTCCAACAGAAAAACCCGCAACAATCGGCAAAGTACTCTGTATCAGAGTTGTCATAAATCCAATTTTTGTTGCAATAGGCATGCCAGTGAACAGCAAAAGCAGTTGACTAACCAATGCACTTGGAATCAATGTAATAACAATACCCAAACTTGTCCCATTTAAAACATCGACAATAAATTTTTTAATCTGTGCACCATTACTGTTCTGATTCATTTTTGTTGCATGTATTATCGTGCTAGTCATATTTTTTACCTTAATTATGTATGCGCAGATGCGCGTTAATAAATTACGCACCTCTAGTAATTCGAGGTGCTTGTTGTCACTTAACTAGTCAACATCTCATGAGAACGATTGCTTTTTATCTCTTATAATATCTCGTTTTTAAGAGATTCATAAAGGTTCTAGTTCAGCTTATTTTCAGACATATACTGTGTTAATCGTGTCATTGCTTCTTGCAAATTTTCCTGTGAAGCTGCATAACTTAGTCGAATGTAACCTTCTCCTCCAGGGCCAAACGAAGCACCAGGAATGACTGCTAGTCTACTTTTATGCGCTAAATCACGTGCAAACTCAAAATCATCTTGAATATAACCTGTCGGAATTTTAGCAAAAATATAAAATGCACCATCTGGTTTAGGTATTTGAAAGCCAAGTGCTGTCATTGTTTCGTAGATAAAGTCTCGTCTTGATTGGTATTCAGCTTTCATCTGCAAAGTATCTTGTCGACCCAAATCAGTAGACAAAGCCTCAGTGGCTGCTGCCATTGCGGAGTTAGTAGCCGTCGTAATCGTAAATTGGTGAATTAAACTAAATTTAGATACTAATTCTGCCGGTCCAGCCAAAAAGCCTATACGGTATCCTGTCATTGCATGTGATTTAGAAACACCGTTTAACACAACCGTTTGTTCCGGTAAATATTTAGCCATCGAGACGTGTGTTGTCTCGTATGTTAATTCTGAATAAATTTCATCTGAAATAACAACAATATTTGTCTCACGCAAAACATCTGCAAGTGCCTTTACTTCCTCTTCACTATAAGTCACACCTGTAGGGTTTGAGGGAAAGTTCAATACGACT
It encodes the following:
- a CDS encoding aminotransferase class I/II-fold pyridoxal phosphate-dependent enzyme, with the translated sequence MPRAKKSLLTVFNRNLDKVQPSAIRAFDNEVSGIPDILKLTLGEPDFNVPEHIKQAAKQSITQDDSHYAASNGTLALRQAVTLFLENRYGLKYDAATEIIVTVGATEAIYTVLTSLMNKGDKILLPTPIFPLYIPVTLVGGGEPVFIDTSRNNFVLSPEMLKEAIQKYGDSIKAVVLNFPSNPTGVTYSEEEVKALADVLRETNIVVISDEIYSELTYETTHVSMAKYLPEQTVVLNGVSKSHAMTGYRIGFLAGPAELVSKFSLIHQFTITTATNSAMAAATEALSTDLGRQDTLQMKAEYQSRRDFIYETMTALGFQIPKPDGAFYIFAKIPTGYIQDDFEFARDLAHKSRLAVIPGASFGPGGEGYIRLSYAASQENLQEAMTRLTQYMSENKLN
- a CDS encoding PTS transporter subunit IIC, encoding MNQNSNGAQIKKFIVDVLNGTSLGIVITLIPSALVSQLLLLFTGMPIATKIGFMTTLIQSTLPIVAGFSVGQIFKLSAIDSGSIALAMFVSSGVVTQTKTGMLISGTGVILNILLIAVLATALVKTTTNMFGHLKMLLQPLFVLLVAGGIGLITLGPLRQVQTLIGEAVAYATDLTPLLLGALLGGIFAFLIVSPLSSVGIAMAINLTGVGSGAANAGIVVASFTLAAMGSRVNPIGATLAHFIGSPKIQMANMLTKPKLFIPTTIGAMIMGMVATILDIKGTPFSAGFGFSGLIGPLTAYSISDKSLLAIISVLLTFLILPIAISFTLKWLFMTKFKLIHSEDLKLTLS